ATAGCTAGACGACCGATGGAGGGGAGCGAACGGTATCAGTATGAAGGAAGATCGGGAGACGGTAGCAATGCGGCGTCAGATCTTACGCCTCTTGGCTGGGGGGCCACCACGTGAGGAGTAGAGGATCGTATTGTGATCATCATGGTAGATGTTGCACGTAACCGAACAGTCCAGCCTGCCCTCCGGGCTATGGCATCTGCCACAGAAGTGGAGCTCCAAAGTACGCATTGCGCTTAATATGGGTCTCTATAACTCTGACATTGAGCTGAGCAATGAGCATCTACATTTTCACCGACTGCGCAGATGACGCAGTTGGATGTGGAGGCTGCTCGCGCAAGCAGAATGTGTATGTCTTCTTGTACCTGGGACGTTCTTTCGAAAAAGGAGTCGAGCCAGCCTCACATGATCAATTTTTCGACAAAAGCCTCTATGTCTTCTTGAAGTTCCAGCTCCGTAGGCTGGATCTTGCGATGTCGATGTCCTCGGTTACATGGTGAAAGAGGATGAAACAAGAGGTTCTCACTGGGGAAATATAGGAGGAAgtggttgtttttttagatgagGGAAGCGTTTGCTGACTTGTGCTACTGGACCTCAGAAGTATGTCAGTCAAAATTCTCACAGTCATTACTCCACGTACACCTCGATCTCCATATTTTCAAAGGGATTTCCATGCTATgtaaatttcgtgatatgatGCCTTGAACATGCTCTTCAGGCGTATAAATCGTGTGGGACCGTCCGTATATTCCTGTAACAACCGACCTTCCCAAtcccttcttttttaattacaTGACGCGATATATACTACATACATATCAGGTGGttgtacaagttttttttattgttttgattAAAGATTACTTCTTTGGAGAAAGTGTTTCTCTCAGGAAACGACCCAGTATGGTATTGAATGTTGTGGATGCATCAACttgtatatagtcgggtcaaaacgacatgaaacacggacatttgcgcaagcggctgcgctcaaagcggagcggtggagcgtagctgttgggatcgtgtaaggatccacgctaccgccatatacctctgcagttcgccatggtcccacctcgattccaaccgctgtctccacagcaccgcttccgagcgcggccgcttgcgcaacggtccgtgcttcatgtcgtttgatCTCCAACTATAAAATGCATTGAGGAATCTCAGAGCAAAGACAGTTTGAGCATCTGCAGGCCTAAATATGCTCAAAACTTCTCATGTTGAAATGGTGCTGTCGTTTTGTGCAGTGTACGTTTTCTAAGATTCTTCATAGAGTGCATTAATAGCTGATAGAGGTGAGTTTTTGATACAGTGGCTATTCTCAATCGACCTTCATCgcgaattcaaaaatattaacaTCTCGTAAGTTTTCCTTAACTAGATACTGCGCTTTATTCAACTATTTTGTACTTTGTGTACAGTGAGAAGTACATTTCCTGTGTTCGAACCGGTGCGGATGTTCTATTTGCACATTAACGTATCCTTGATATATTCATGTGCAACTGACAAACCTTTCGTGTTCGTTTTCTTGTTGAAAATTGGGCGAAACCATAAAACCGAAGAAGTTCAACAAATCTGCCATCAAAAAGAGCGGTAAACACCACAGGGCGGTTTTTAGTAGGGGAAGGAACTGAATGGGCACTCATAATTAGCACTGATATTTGTTCTTGCTCGTTGTTAATATTCAACACAAATTAGCGGCAGTGTTCATCTATGGGGCTCATAACGTGTTGTTCAATTATCTGATAGCTTCTATTGGAGCAGTTCAGAGCGAAGAATGAATATGCGTCGCATGAACAAACAGTGCGTTGCGGCAGATGCGTCCTGCCCCCACCCTATTAATGATGATTAATTAATctaatattaattaatcatCAATGCTCCTGCGCAATGTTTTAATCAATgtaccacgaaattggcgGTGTTGATTTCCCCAGGACCAGATAAAGGTGGCGTGTAGTTCATCAGCATGAACATGATCATCCTTAATCATCCAAAAATGCACGTGTGAAACAGTCTTCCGTGATTCCCAACGATGCGTCTTACCACTAGGTACAACGCAGAAAATTGCACCGTCGTCCAACGTCCGCAATTCCCTTCAAATCTTGTAACTCAAATAAGTAGCCGAAGCGTCACCACCTGCACAATCGCATACGCATTGGAGGTCGCTGTCATTGTATTAGTCGTAatgagttgcatcgttgggagaTGCGATCGCAAAAGCTTGTTCCACACGCCTTTTTCTATGATTAtcaaggggaattgagcgtgcaTATCACACGCATGCTCATCAACATCCTGAGAGGAGCCAGAatcgtcaattttttgatacgctgcctttagcCGTGGAACTATTAACTGTAATGCTTGCAGCGCTATAGTGGTTAATTAGCGGCTCTAGGAAAAGATGCCGATGCATTGCATGCgatcaaaataacaaaacctTTTTGTCCCGATTGTGTTTAATGACAAAGATATAGCACTATTTACTACCTCTTAGTAATCATTTTTAACTATCGCAACGTTCTTGTCagtgtaaaagaaaattcagttTTATTCGACAGCTCCTTGTGATTGTAACTTATTGTCCTCGTAGTCGTGGTCTACATTACTTGCTGCTGTAGTCGTAGTTATCACAGAACTCAAACATTGAAGCCATCGTAGTGctgtcctgaaaagaaaaaccttctAAAGAGAGTTCACATGGGGTTTTTACACATGTAGCTGTAATCATGCTTATCCGAATGTCAATCTGTGGTTCGTATTTCTCATATGTCACATCGCTGCGCAATAgtctattatatatatttatatatatctCTATATTTATTCAAGCATCCTTTTTTCAACCTTAGCGCTGCGTTTTTTGGATAGGACTGTGTTGAAAATGTTTCGCTCTGTCCACAGTATGACGCAAACAGTTACGAGGAAAATTACGCAGTTGtaatcggttttttttgttgttttttttaatggctaCACATGAATGATGTTGCAACCATGAactgcaaaggaaaaaagaggaaacgtGCCTCCAGTAGATCTTTTTTGAGCTGCTCGTTCCCAACAATCCTTGGTATCAGCTTCTCGCAGATGTTCGTGCACTCCTTGTCGACAGGGTCGTTTACAAACTTTGCAAACTCTATATCTTTAGCGCAGCCATCGAGCAGAGACTATAAAAATATCGTTAAGTCGTAATATTGTGACTTGTGTGTACGGCTCGGGCTCACCTCAGTGATGTTACTGTGGTCCTCGGCCGTTTTAAGGAATTCTTTGTAATTGACTAAATTCGACTCACAAATCCAACTACATGGTTTCTCTTTGCTGTTTATTGCGTGCatcgtggagaaaaaaataacgaaagcGAAATTCATTGCCCTTCAAATGTAAGGTTAAAAATTAAagtcaaaaattaaagttaattGTAAATAAGGCTGATTCGAGACTACAAGCCATGGAGCTGGACTTTCTAACGGAATCACGGGCCAAAATGAATTAGAAACGCTTCTTAGATCTTAGATGTTGCAAATGGTTTGGCTCCCAACATGAAGGAATTTATCATTTTCATGCTATTTTCGTATGCGTGGATAAGGTTACAGATCCAAGCACAAACGGGTGGATACAAGGGACACTGTCATGTCTCGTGTGACATTTAAGCAACAGTAACACCTACACATAGAACTGTGCTCTAGAACGTTCGACTATGCCTACAAAAAGCCAAAACACTCATTAATCTGTCTTCATAGCTCATAACTAACTCATTACCTTCCCTCTTATTAAAGTAAATTAAAATCCTCTCATTAAAGTACTTGAACCCTTTTCCCCCAAATTACCTGCCACGGAACCTCTCCTTCTTAGAACCAACGCTCGACGAACAATTTTAAGTCTATATGGTACACAACACAATAGTGTTTATTATTACGTCTTGTTTTATGATTCACAAAGCCGATGTAATTAATTTGAACAATAAACTATGTTAGAGGTAATGGAACCACGATAAATGCAGCTGTTACATGGatcaaaggagaaaaataaatggattatcagtaagaataaattttcacGTAAGACGTTGATTCAAGCGGAACGTGTAGGCGACAGCAttcttttgtggaaaaatactGTCTTTTCTTCCATTAAATCATGATCCACAGCAATTAGGAGGACCAACTGAAGCGCACAACTAGATGAACTACCACATTAAAGGTTAATGTTATGTGGAAAACATAATAGAGAACGGGAGCTGATGGGGGGCAAGTCATGAGAAGTGTTCGTTCTTTGTTGTGTGGTTCTTAAGGTGCGATACTGCATCTCAGCATGCTCTGTGTCCAAATATTTCTGGGCACAAAACATGCTGAGATGAAGTATCGCAACTTGAAAGCCAGATGTTTTCTTTACGTCCAAATATTTTTACTACTATTGGATCCTGAGTTATTTAAAGATACGTCCTATGATTATAATGCGGATGCATCCATGACAATGGCACACGTCAGGAAGTGCTGGGTTGAGAAAGAAGTCCTGAATGAGATTTCCTTCCAAACACTCACATTTTTGTTACAGGGAGATTTCAATCAATGGCATACTCCTATCTCATGATACTGCTTACGTCTTGTGTCAAACGAACCGGCAGTTTTTCAATTCTCGGCAATCACAGCGGATCACATTCGCAACTTGAGAACGAAGGTTGCCATGAGGTAGACGAACATCGTTGCGCTTTCTGACGAATAGCGTCAGACAACTTCTGGAGTTTATTAACGTGCAATTTAAAAGCACCACCCCACTAATCTAGGATGCCATGTACTTACGATGAgcaaaaaaacggcgcggaagatgcggcccgttcacaagggtggcgcgttccaatGGAACTCTTCGTGGAAATCAGCATCGCGGAACGCTCGACTTTCACAGCGCGCCACACTtatgcacgtgccgcatcttccgggcggtttttatggcaattaggaaaaaatgatcgAGATCCCACCGTTTTCTTcggtttctgcaatctactgccccgtatagtctttcgccatcggaaatccacaccaccccagattcgtggggtgatgcctctaacaTCCATATTGTGGACTAGACTGAAAGGAACTCGAAGTACAGTAGCAGTAAGCACTTCTTGGGATCTAATCAACAAGAGTTGAATTTTTAGAGGCATAAGAGTTCTTTGTGCTCCTGAGATGATCCTCAGGATAGCTGGCGGTGTCGCCTACGGTTGTCACATAGGCCTGAACTCTCGTCCCCAGTACGATAGCCTTGAGAACGTTTATCTTGTATGGCCAGAGGAGCAACGACCAAGAGACACTGTTCATTGACGCTTTGTCCCAATCAGAAAAAAGCGAACGCAAGGACTATGAGCGGTGTCTGATACGCTAAGCGCTTGCCATTCACTCACTCACAACTTACTTGGGTACATAATACACGAAGCATGCATCGAGGTTTTTGCGGGGGTGTTCTCTGGACCTGTTTTCGTCTCGATTTTGTGCTTTGAGAAGGGAAGCTAGGAACTGTCAAAGTATGAAATTCTCTGCATCCTGGGATATTCTGTTTCGAACGGTTTAAGTTGCTCAACATTCTGCAAGAACCATTTATCTTTGATGTCTAGAtatgatctaaaaaaaagagcatagCTTTTAGAGCATAACGACCACAAATCTTGTGGTACCGCAAATACTCCACGCAAGAGGACTCTTTATTCTCTGTCGTTACTGGATACGCTCTGTTTTTTCGGTTGTCGTTGGATTAGCAACGTCGTTGCAGGAAAATGCCTGTTGCTTAAGCAGAATTCGCTCTTATACACCAACCAGAAACTAATCAGCTGGTTCTTACTGCGAGAATAAGAGCAGATTCAATAGAATGCGAGAATCTAAATTTGACCCTCCTAAAAAATGTGTGCGAATTCAGAActgtttctttgaaattcctATCAACCGCGTTGCCTTTcatattctttaaaattcttctgaaaaaccATGGAATacgaagaatagaagaaagtaACATTTGAGGAAGCTGGGATTTCTGTAGAAATTTGCTACCCCCAATCTTTCATAATAGACCGACACTTTTTGATATATTTAATTTATGATTAGTAAACTTGATATGAAGTACTGCGATCATTgaggaagaatgaaagaacaagaaagtCCTGTTCCTGTATTTCACATCATCATTATTGTTATAATCATATATTCTGTGCATTATACATTGCACGTGCTGAGATACGAAGTATAAGAAACTGAATATATTTCTTCTTGCACTTATGCAGTGCCTTGCAAGGAGCAATGGGGAGCATGAAATTCAAGTCAAGAGGTAGAAATGCGATTCTTCACTGGCGGAATAGAAAACGACTAGAAATCAAAACTAGTGAACTTATTTTTGAACCTGTGAACACTATCTCTGCTCAAGTTTTGTTTTGATACGGCGATATATTTGGCTACGATTATTACCATAAGTAACATCGTCATAAAACGCAAACGTATCTCTAGATTTCAACGGACTGAGGAAATCGCCTGAACGAGTTAGTTGCAAACCTAAAGTAGCAGTATCAAGCTGCGAACGAGTATAAGagtgtggagaaaaaaaacccgcaCAGCTGCAGATTCTCCTAAGTGGATCTTGAAGAAGCAGCAATTCCAATTTCTCAAGTGCTAGAACGCATCTTGAGTGACTAGGCTTTCTCGGTAATCGATGTTGTCTCAGTACCTAAGCAGAGGTACATTGAAGTTGAAATGAATCAGTTTTTCGTATAAATTGCGGAAATATAgatttcattaattcatttaCCCTCTATCGCATTGGTggttctggatttttcagcCATTTAGCGAAGATTATACTCCTCTCAACCAGTTACGATGTATGGACGGATTCtggggtgcgggacaagaggtacccgtgaaaaccggctgaccgctcctgtcctcccttcggcACCGCGCGCTTCCGCGTAATtgcggctgccgctccaccagctagatatcctccacgaccgcctgagatcacctacaccccgcctccctattgctctctaatcaacgccgcgcgcgactttcgtgccgcgacgaagcggtggatagtgcgaattttgaaggggggagtgaagaacgaattgtcgaggcgaattctgatgtacggatatagtaaactaagcgcatattattgggaataaaggagaagaataagtaaaaattatttcaaaaagatgctccagggaaaagaataacacgcatatattttcaaacatctcataatttaacacatttcatgccctaagttttctatataaactagcagtgcataagtatgtgtttgtcacgatgccattcaatgaattcgtgttcaactttcaactgcggcagttataataacagcaacattatgcgcttattactttgtatacattctttaactcctttctacattttaccttttcaaaattttacatagatataatgtttatgtagagcaagtattgaaatatgccaatatttgacatatttcaatacttgcttgtacgttttatacagttttatacaataaaactttgtatggttcttcaaacctctttcaacagcgtttcatcacttcatttctatctgtttTCTGCATTACATCAATATGaaaggttaggtgtattagtggcgaacagagacctttgtatcttcgagatatacctttaggtacaatgtatgtctgcgaggcattattcgcgcctccttaatcgttggatgccagttttacccagctagataagcaaaaagaaatccatagaaagcgaaaaatagTAAAGAGGATAGCATAACAttgatcagtgggacattttttgaaacatctcttgcattcccagagatgaatgagtgcTTTCCATCTAACAACTCGAAACTgggtaatttcattttcactcgcatttctaaatggcatgtCACTtgtacaaacctatttcattctttccttcttttatattaactaacAAGCACattttatgtagaccttcgaacaacatctaacaccaggtactttcctttccgttccatttttaaagcgcatcataagagctgtaagcgcggcggaaaaaaaaatcgccgtAAGAgtggc
The Necator americanus strain Aroian chromosome I, whole genome shotgun sequence genome window above contains:
- a CDS encoding hypothetical protein (NECATOR_CHRI.G1669.T1) gives rise to the protein MNFAFVIFFSTMHAINSKEKPCSWICESNLVNYKEFLKTAEDHSNITESLLDGCAKDIEFAKFVNDPVDKECTNICEKLIPRIVGNEQLKKDLLEDSTTMASMFEFCDNYDYSSK
- a CDS encoding hypothetical protein (NECATOR_CHRI.G1669.T2), whose product is MHAINSKEKPCSWICESNLVNYKEFLKTAEDHSNITESLLDGCAKDIEFAKFVNDPVDKECTNICEKLIPRIVGNEQLKKDLLEDSTTMASMFEFCDNYDYSSK
- a CDS encoding hypothetical protein (NECATOR_CHRI.G1670.T1); the encoded protein is MQLLHGSKEKNKWIIRRFQSMAYSYLMILLTSCVKRTGSFSILGNHSGSHSQLENEGCHEVDEHRCAF